One genomic region from Proteus vulgaris encodes:
- the ttrC gene encoding tetrathionate reductase subunit TtrC: protein MIPQVSQIQEVIAIPQEYFWLPWAVQYFFFIGIACSATLYACWQCWKGSAGNQRLEAVAVFIAVTAGITAPLALTADLHQTARVWHFYAYPTPWSWMAWGSLLLPLFSAFSMLYFAAMVVRLVWKREYKLTRWVALACSLTAIGLLLYTGREASILKARPVLYTYWLPILLFFSAMQVLPTLLALGTRREPVHQRELAMWFVSSLMLLAVCTGFWVAGDTISGQAIREQLAMGSLGWWSAMGVITLWVISVAMGLLMAKQARSVAFITIMAFVSMGLAWVLRWLMLMGAQYIPKYNIITNPYEFTLGNDGLMAIVGTFGLWIALTILFRESIRWVVRRVQHG, encoded by the coding sequence ATGATCCCGCAAGTTTCTCAAATTCAAGAAGTCATCGCGATCCCTCAAGAATATTTTTGGTTACCTTGGGCTGTGCAATATTTCTTTTTTATTGGTATTGCTTGTAGTGCAACGCTTTATGCGTGCTGGCAGTGCTGGAAAGGCAGTGCAGGTAATCAACGTTTAGAAGCGGTTGCTGTATTTATTGCAGTAACAGCCGGTATTACGGCACCTCTTGCATTAACGGCAGATTTACACCAAACAGCTCGTGTGTGGCATTTCTATGCTTATCCAACACCGTGGTCATGGATGGCATGGGGTTCACTGTTACTACCGTTATTCTCAGCGTTTAGTATGCTCTACTTTGCAGCGATGGTTGTTCGCTTAGTGTGGAAGCGTGAATATAAATTAACGCGTTGGGTTGCATTAGCTTGCTCATTAACGGCGATTGGTTTGCTGTTATATACAGGTCGTGAAGCCTCTATCTTAAAAGCAAGACCTGTGTTGTATACCTATTGGTTACCAATACTGTTGTTCTTTAGTGCAATGCAAGTGTTACCAACATTACTGGCATTAGGAACGCGTCGTGAACCGGTACATCAGCGTGAATTAGCGATGTGGTTTGTCAGTTCACTGATGTTATTAGCAGTATGTACGGGCTTTTGGGTTGCTGGCGATACGATTTCAGGTCAAGCAATCAGAGAACAATTAGCAATGGGAAGTCTTGGCTGGTGGAGTGCTATGGGGGTTATCACACTATGGGTTATCTCTGTCGCGATGGGACTTTTGATGGCAAAACAAGCACGTTCGGTTGCATTTATTACCATCATGGCATTTGTATCAATGGGACTTGCGTGGGTATTACGCTGGTTGATGTTGATGGGTGCTCAATACATTCCAAAATATAACATAATTACAAACCCTTATGAGTTTACGCTAGGTAATGATGGACTGATGGCAATTGTTGGTACATTTGGATTATGGATAGCGTTAACCATTTTATTTAGAGAAAGTATTCGTTGGGTTGTCAGGAGAGTGCAGCATGGCTAA
- the ttrB gene encoding tetrathionate reductase subunit TtrB: MDLGKRKFLQQLGVLTAGASLVPLAEAGIKLSPERREGSEDKRYGMLIDLRRCVGCQSCTVSCNIENQTPQGQFRTTVNQYQVAIKGQEGITNVLLPRLCNHCDEPPCVPVCPVQATFQRKDGIVVVDNERCVGCAYCVQACPYDARFINHSTQTADKCTFCAHRLEVGLLPACVESCVGGARIIGDMKDPNSTISKMLRTHEKELKVLKPESGTLPQVFYLGLDDAFVQPLAGQGQPALWQQEVHS, translated from the coding sequence ATGGATCTTGGAAAACGAAAATTTCTACAACAATTAGGGGTCCTTACTGCGGGTGCTTCACTGGTTCCTTTAGCTGAAGCCGGCATTAAATTATCACCTGAGCGTCGTGAGGGCTCGGAAGATAAACGCTACGGAATGCTGATTGATTTACGTCGTTGTGTAGGATGCCAGTCCTGTACAGTAAGCTGCAATATTGAGAATCAGACTCCTCAAGGACAATTTAGGACGACAGTAAACCAATATCAGGTTGCTATCAAGGGGCAAGAGGGGATAACCAACGTCTTACTGCCTAGATTGTGTAACCATTGTGATGAACCACCTTGTGTGCCAGTTTGCCCTGTTCAAGCAACTTTCCAACGCAAAGACGGTATTGTCGTTGTTGATAATGAACGTTGTGTTGGCTGTGCTTATTGTGTTCAAGCATGTCCTTATGATGCTCGTTTTATTAATCACTCAACACAAACAGCAGATAAATGTACTTTCTGTGCACATCGCCTCGAAGTTGGATTACTGCCAGCGTGCGTTGAATCTTGTGTCGGCGGTGCTCGTATTATCGGCGATATGAAAGATCCTAATAGCACTATCAGCAAAATGCTGCGTACACATGAAAAAGAGCTGAAAGTATTAAAACCAGAAAGCGGCACATTGCCACAAGTTTTCTATCTCGGCCTCGATGATGCATTTGTACAACCGTTAGCAGGTCAAGGACAACCCGCATTATGGCAGCAGGAGGTTCACTCATGA
- the ttrS gene encoding tetrathionate respiration histidine kinase TtrS, whose protein sequence is MTIKQTIGIRNAVSIGLLLLFFVLPLQATAKEWTIGVLALRGDASTQRHWHPLVDTLNEQFPSEKFVLVPLNLEEMKLAVAKKNVDFLLTNPAQFVQLDNAFPLRWLLSLRSGYEPDNTTRNVIGSLILVRNDSPITSAHELIGKRVGAIAPDAFGGYLLGYKALREEGIDPDKDFTLRFTGFPADALLYLLRDEDINAAIIPVCLLENMDHEGLIRKSDYRPVISYQTNTPCLTSTPLYPNWSFAALDTVPDELVDKVTRVLLTDDSKPMKWGAPASHTQVENLLREVNQHPRQRQLWQDAQSWAIQHQFIIGLSLAAILFLILNQVWISYLVRRRSRQLEHAHNRLRQQKEELEHAQRLNILGEMASGFAHELNQPLSAIKSYAQGSVIRLKKESESHPLLPALQQIDNQAQRGADIIRNLRLWVGKQTPNTDTILLSHQNIAECIQHIWKLLRVEDKYPQVSLITHVDEHDTLCLPETLLEQILSNLITNSLQAGAKVLKISTHKAPDRLLIVIEDDAGGMSHSQLEQPFSPFQTTKTEGLGLGLVICQRLLLSQGADIHIENQKNEQNKVGIKITLIFPNKNK, encoded by the coding sequence ATGACGATAAAACAGACAATTGGGATAAGAAACGCAGTAAGCATCGGGTTATTACTGCTCTTTTTTGTACTTCCTCTACAAGCCACTGCAAAAGAGTGGACAATCGGTGTTTTAGCATTACGTGGTGATGCATCAACTCAAAGACACTGGCATCCGCTTGTTGACACCTTAAATGAACAATTTCCGTCAGAAAAGTTTGTATTAGTGCCGTTAAATCTGGAAGAGATGAAATTAGCGGTTGCAAAGAAAAATGTTGATTTCTTACTCACAAATCCTGCGCAATTTGTTCAATTAGATAATGCATTTCCATTACGTTGGCTGCTCTCTTTACGCTCCGGCTATGAGCCTGATAACACCACGCGAAATGTCATTGGTAGCCTAATTCTCGTTCGTAACGATAGCCCGATTACTTCTGCCCATGAATTAATCGGAAAACGCGTTGGCGCCATCGCACCAGACGCCTTTGGCGGCTATCTTTTAGGTTATAAAGCGCTACGAGAAGAAGGCATTGATCCTGATAAAGACTTCACATTGCGTTTCACGGGTTTTCCAGCCGACGCTTTGCTTTATCTCTTACGAGATGAAGATATTAACGCAGCAATTATCCCTGTTTGTTTACTGGAAAATATGGATCATGAAGGGCTTATTCGTAAAAGTGATTACCGCCCCGTGATTTCCTATCAAACCAATACTCCTTGCTTAACCAGTACACCGCTCTACCCTAATTGGTCATTTGCAGCACTAGATACTGTTCCTGATGAGCTTGTTGATAAAGTCACTCGCGTTTTACTCACCGATGACAGTAAACCGATGAAATGGGGAGCACCAGCTTCACATACTCAAGTTGAAAATCTATTAAGAGAAGTCAATCAACACCCTCGACAAAGACAGCTTTGGCAAGATGCACAAAGTTGGGCTATTCAGCACCAATTTATTATTGGCCTTTCATTGGCAGCCATTCTTTTTCTCATCCTAAACCAAGTCTGGATCAGCTATTTAGTTAGGCGTCGTAGTCGCCAACTAGAACATGCCCACAATCGATTAAGACAACAGAAGGAAGAGCTAGAACACGCTCAGCGCTTAAATATATTGGGAGAAATGGCATCGGGATTTGCTCATGAACTTAATCAGCCTCTTTCTGCTATTAAAAGCTATGCACAAGGGAGTGTTATTCGCCTTAAAAAAGAGAGTGAATCGCACCCATTGCTACCTGCATTGCAACAAATAGATAATCAGGCACAGCGCGGTGCTGATATCATTAGAAATCTACGTTTATGGGTTGGAAAACAAACACCTAACACCGATACAATTTTGCTTTCTCATCAAAATATTGCGGAGTGTATTCAACATATCTGGAAGCTCTTACGCGTAGAAGATAAATATCCACAGGTTTCATTGATCACCCATGTTGATGAACATGATACCCTGTGTTTACCCGAAACATTATTAGAGCAAATTTTATCGAATTTAATCACCAATAGTCTCCAAGCTGGCGCTAAAGTACTAAAAATTAGTACTCATAAGGCTCCTGATAGATTGCTTATTGTCATTGAAGATGATGCGGGTGGAATGAGCCATAGCCAACTTGAACAACCCTTTTCCCCATTCCAAACAACAAAAACGGAAGGACTTGGATTAGGTTTGGTGATTTGCCAACGTTTATTACTTTCTCAAGGTGCTGATATTCATATTGAAAACCAAAAGAATGAACAAAATAAAGTTGGAATAAAAATTACACTTATTTTCCCTAACAAAAATAAATAA
- the ttrR gene encoding tetrathionate respiration response regulator TtrR, which produces MPTIHLVDDDLAVTDACQFLLESLGYSAHVWNDSEFFINNVNLYQQGVVLLDMRMPKPDGRQVHQHLIDKHSTLSVIFLTGHGDIPMAVEEIKKGAIDFLQKPVDSNALLSALDAAFLETNTRFTAHDIRRRYASLTPREKDIAYYVIQGLMNREIAEVACVSIRTVEVHRAKVMDKMAAKNIAELVTALQGIEIISPNL; this is translated from the coding sequence ATGCCAACAATTCATCTTGTTGATGATGATCTTGCTGTCACTGATGCTTGTCAGTTTTTATTAGAAAGCTTAGGTTATTCAGCCCATGTTTGGAATGATAGCGAGTTCTTTATCAACAATGTCAATCTCTATCAGCAAGGTGTTGTCTTGTTAGATATGAGAATGCCAAAACCCGACGGCAGACAAGTCCACCAGCATTTAATTGATAAACACAGTACACTTTCTGTGATTTTTTTAACTGGTCATGGCGATATTCCTATGGCAGTTGAAGAGATCAAAAAAGGAGCTATCGACTTCCTGCAAAAACCCGTTGATAGCAATGCATTGTTATCTGCATTAGATGCAGCATTTCTTGAAACCAATACACGTTTTACCGCACATGATATTCGCCGCCGTTATGCTTCATTAACCCCAAGAGAAAAAGATATTGCTTATTATGTTATTCAAGGATTAATGAACCGAGAAATAGCAGAAGTTGCTTGTGTTTCAATAAGAACCGTCGAAGTTCATCGAGCAAAAGTGATGGACAAAATGGCAGCTAAAAATATTGCTGAATTGGTGACTGCACTACAAGGCATCGAAATAATTTCACCTAATTTATGA
- a CDS encoding Kdo(2)-lipid IV(A) acyltransferase — protein sequence MIKSPPFKKSFLQPKYWLTWFGIGLLYILVLLPYPVIYWLGTRLGRFSKVFLKKRVQIAERNLELCFPQMPKSEREALVNKNFESVGMGLFETGMAWFWPEWRVKRWFKVSGLENVSMIQEKGQGILLIGIHFLTLELGARIFGIYNPGVGVYRPNDNPVMDWLQTWGRLRSNKFMIDRKDVKGMIRSLKAGEIVWYAPDHDYGPRKSVFVPLFAVDKAATTTGTYILARTSKPALIPFTPKRLPEGKGYELIISPPVADFPVDNEENTARAMNKVVEQEILRAPDQYMWLHRRFKTRPEGDASLYNEIKKVH from the coding sequence ATGATAAAGTCACCCCCATTTAAAAAATCATTTTTGCAGCCTAAATATTGGCTGACTTGGTTCGGGATCGGATTACTCTATATTCTGGTTCTCCTTCCTTATCCTGTCATTTATTGGCTAGGGACACGCTTAGGCCGCTTTTCGAAAGTTTTTTTAAAGAAACGCGTCCAAATAGCGGAACGTAATCTTGAGCTCTGTTTTCCACAGATGCCAAAAAGTGAGCGAGAAGCCTTAGTTAATAAAAATTTTGAATCCGTTGGTATGGGATTATTCGAAACTGGCATGGCATGGTTTTGGCCTGAATGGCGCGTCAAACGTTGGTTTAAAGTCAGCGGACTTGAAAATGTCTCAATGATTCAAGAAAAAGGACAAGGCATTTTGCTCATTGGCATCCATTTTCTAACACTTGAACTGGGTGCTCGAATTTTTGGTATCTATAACCCTGGAGTTGGTGTTTATCGCCCTAACGATAATCCCGTTATGGACTGGCTACAAACATGGGGTCGATTACGTTCTAATAAATTTATGATCGACAGAAAAGATGTCAAAGGCATGATCCGCAGTTTAAAAGCAGGTGAAATTGTTTGGTATGCACCTGATCATGATTATGGCCCTCGTAAAAGTGTTTTTGTGCCTTTATTTGCAGTTGATAAAGCGGCAACAACAACGGGAACTTATATTCTGGCAAGAACCAGCAAACCCGCACTCATTCCATTTACCCCAAAACGCTTACCTGAAGGTAAGGGTTATGAGTTAATTATCTCTCCTCCTGTTGCTGATTTTCCTGTTGATAATGAGGAAAATACCGCTAGAGCGATGAATAAAGTGGTTGAACAAGAGATTTTACGCGCACCAGACCAATATATGTGGTTGCATCGTCGCTTTAAAACTCGCCCAGAAGGTGACGCTTCTTTATATAACGAAATAAAGAAAGTACACTAA
- the mdtG gene encoding multidrug efflux MFS transporter MdtG gives MDLKPRNNSWKRNLYIVWFGCFLTGAGFSLIMPFLPLYVEELGITDHEELNLWTGVAFSITFLFSAIAAPFWGKLSDRKGRKLMLLRSALGMAIVMVLIGFAQNIWQLLVLRALLGVLGGFVPNANALIATQVPVKKSGWALGTLSTGAVSGALIGPLIGGMLADLYGLRPVFFITSAVLFICFLVTLFFVSENFTPVSKKDALTTKQVFSSLKNKRLVVCLFFTTMIIQVATGSVTPILTLYIRELTGSVNNLAFISGVIASVPGIAALISAPRFGKLGDRIGPDKVLIFTLGLSIFMLIPMALVSSYWELGALRFLLGAVNAAMLPAVQTLILYNITPAIAGRIFSYNQALRDVGNVTGPLMGAFVAASYGFRAVFYFTAAVVFFNLIYSWLSFRRPQEK, from the coding sequence ATGGATCTCAAGCCCCGAAATAATTCTTGGAAACGTAATCTCTATATTGTCTGGTTTGGCTGTTTTCTAACCGGCGCTGGTTTTAGTCTGATCATGCCTTTTCTTCCTCTCTATGTAGAAGAACTGGGTATAACCGACCATGAAGAGCTTAATCTTTGGACGGGTGTTGCATTTAGTATTACCTTCCTTTTTTCTGCTATCGCAGCGCCTTTTTGGGGAAAATTATCAGATAGAAAAGGTCGAAAATTAATGCTGTTGCGTTCAGCTCTTGGTATGGCGATCGTGATGGTATTAATTGGATTTGCACAAAATATATGGCAATTACTGGTATTACGTGCCTTGCTAGGTGTATTAGGTGGCTTTGTTCCGAATGCAAATGCGTTAATTGCCACTCAAGTCCCCGTTAAAAAAAGCGGCTGGGCATTAGGTACACTTTCAACAGGTGCAGTGAGTGGTGCGTTAATAGGCCCTCTAATTGGCGGTATGCTTGCCGATCTCTATGGTTTACGTCCTGTCTTCTTTATTACTTCAGCCGTTTTATTTATTTGCTTTTTAGTCACCCTCTTTTTCGTCAGCGAGAACTTTACGCCTGTTTCTAAAAAAGACGCACTAACCACAAAACAGGTCTTTTCATCGCTTAAGAACAAAAGACTCGTGGTATGCCTGTTTTTCACCACAATGATCATTCAAGTGGCAACGGGCTCTGTTACGCCTATTTTGACGCTTTATATCCGAGAATTAACAGGATCAGTCAACAATCTTGCCTTTATCAGTGGTGTTATCGCCTCTGTACCCGGTATCGCTGCACTTATTAGCGCCCCTCGTTTTGGTAAATTAGGTGACCGAATTGGCCCTGATAAAGTCCTTATCTTTACCCTAGGGCTCTCTATTTTTATGTTAATTCCAATGGCGCTGGTCAGTAGTTATTGGGAGCTTGGTGCACTACGTTTTTTACTTGGTGCAGTCAATGCCGCTATGTTACCTGCAGTGCAAACACTTATCCTCTATAACATTACGCCTGCGATTGCAGGTCGAATTTTCAGCTATAACCAAGCACTAAGAGATGTTGGAAATGTTACAGGACCGTTAATGGGCGCTTTTGTTGCTGCAAGCTATGGATTTAGAGCTGTTTTTTATTTCACCGCAGCCGTTGTCTTTTTTAATCTAATTTACTCTTGGTTAAGCTTTAGAAGACCACAAGAAAAGTAG
- a CDS encoding peptide MFS transporter yields MQSTHSKSSRTFFGHPYPLSSLFFTEMWERFSFYGIRPLLILFMAATVYEGGMEIPREQASAIVGIFAGGVYLTSLPGGWLADNWLGQRLAVWYGSIFIALGHLSIALSAFWSQDLFFIGLLLIVLGTGLFKTCVTVMVGTLYKRDDTRRDGGFSLFYMGINMGSFIAPLITGFLVRDYGWHWGFGIGGIGMLVALLIFRFYAVPTMRRFDSEVGLDSSWDRPTVVRRNVGQWILALSVVLMAIVGLIISGVIPFNPVVVANFMVYVISGSVIAYFIYLFLFAGLSSSDRSRLFVCFLLLVSAALFWSAFEQKPTSFNLFANDYTDLNFMGFEIPAVWFQSVNALFIIILAPVFSWLWPMMARKNMNLSSMSKFVIGILFAAGGFTVMMFASESVIATGQGVSPLWLIGSILLLTLGELCLSPIGLATMTILAPAKMRGQVMGLWFCASALGNLAAGLMGGNIRPDKLDVMPDFFSHVSIALVICAVVLAALIIPVRKLLQSADNKEKAQA; encoded by the coding sequence ATGCAATCTACTCACTCAAAATCTAGCCGAACTTTCTTTGGCCACCCATATCCATTAAGCTCCCTTTTCTTCACCGAAATGTGGGAACGCTTTTCTTTCTATGGTATTCGCCCATTATTAATCCTATTTATGGCGGCAACCGTTTATGAGGGTGGCATGGAAATCCCCAGAGAGCAGGCATCTGCTATTGTGGGTATTTTCGCAGGCGGTGTTTATTTAACATCACTGCCTGGAGGTTGGCTCGCTGATAACTGGTTAGGTCAACGCCTAGCCGTATGGTATGGCTCTATCTTTATCGCTTTAGGGCACCTATCCATCGCACTTTCTGCGTTTTGGTCACAAGACCTATTCTTTATCGGTTTATTACTGATTGTATTGGGTACGGGGCTATTTAAAACCTGCGTAACTGTGATGGTAGGAACCTTATATAAAAGGGATGATACTCGCCGTGATGGTGGATTCTCCTTATTTTATATGGGTATCAATATGGGCTCATTTATTGCACCACTCATCACGGGTTTCTTAGTACGTGATTATGGCTGGCATTGGGGCTTTGGTATTGGTGGGATTGGTATGCTTGTTGCGTTACTGATTTTCCGCTTTTACGCAGTACCTACCATGCGTCGCTTTGATAGCGAAGTCGGTTTAGATTCAAGTTGGGATCGCCCAACTGTTGTTCGTCGTAATGTCGGTCAATGGATCTTAGCGTTATCTGTTGTTCTTATGGCAATTGTTGGTCTTATTATTTCTGGCGTTATTCCTTTTAACCCAGTTGTTGTGGCCAACTTTATGGTCTATGTAATTTCCGGTAGTGTTATTGCCTATTTTATCTATTTATTCCTATTTGCTGGATTAAGTAGTAGTGACCGCTCTCGCTTATTTGTTTGTTTCCTCTTATTGGTTTCAGCAGCCCTTTTCTGGTCTGCATTCGAACAAAAGCCGACATCATTTAACTTATTTGCTAACGACTATACTGACTTAAACTTTATGGGATTTGAGATCCCTGCGGTTTGGTTCCAATCTGTAAACGCCCTGTTTATTATTATTCTTGCGCCAGTATTTAGCTGGTTATGGCCAATGATGGCACGTAAGAATATGAATTTAAGCAGCATGAGTAAGTTTGTAATTGGTATTTTATTTGCAGCGGGTGGCTTTACCGTCATGATGTTTGCATCTGAAAGCGTTATTGCAACAGGACAAGGTGTTTCACCGCTTTGGTTAATTGGCAGTATCTTATTACTGACATTAGGTGAATTATGCTTAAGCCCAATTGGGCTTGCCACAATGACTATTTTAGCGCCTGCTAAAATGCGTGGTCAGGTTATGGGATTATGGTTCTGTGCAAGCGCATTAGGTAATTTGGCAGCAGGTCTAATGGGTGGAAATATCCGTCCAGACAAACTCGATGTCATGCCTGATTTCTTCTCTCATGTTTCTATCGCTCTGGTTATTTGTGCCGTTGTTCTTGCTGCACTGATTATTCCAGTTCGTAAGCTTTTACAAAGCGCAGATAACAAAGAGAAAGCACAAGCTTAA
- a CDS encoding PhzF family phenazine biosynthesis protein → MTVLPIYYVNAFSSMPFSGNPAAVVLLEEWLPDDTLITLASEINLPETAFLVGDHIRWFTPKIEVPLCGHATLATAFVLKTIKQSPHDLFKFQSLSGELTVSCHDALFTLNFPAIPATLNNDIKSALEEKLALQIDEVWQARDRYVCFLSDPETVINYQPDFTQIAQLPLPGVIITAKGHAPFDFISRFFAPVKGVNEDPVTGTSHCVLAPIWGNKLNKTQLQARQVSKRGGNIDCVLKDNRVLLTGDAALFLTGEITF, encoded by the coding sequence ATGACTGTTCTTCCTATTTATTATGTTAATGCTTTTTCCTCTATGCCTTTTTCAGGAAATCCCGCAGCTGTCGTTTTGTTAGAAGAATGGTTGCCTGATGACACCTTAATTACACTTGCTAGTGAGATTAATTTACCTGAAACCGCTTTTTTAGTTGGCGACCATATTCGTTGGTTTACACCTAAAATTGAAGTTCCTCTTTGTGGACACGCAACATTAGCCACTGCTTTTGTACTAAAAACCATAAAACAGTCCCCTCATGATCTCTTTAAATTCCAGTCTCTTTCAGGTGAGCTCACTGTTTCTTGCCATGACGCCCTTTTTACACTTAATTTCCCAGCGATACCTGCGACATTAAATAACGATATAAAGTCAGCTCTTGAAGAAAAATTAGCATTACAAATCGATGAAGTTTGGCAAGCACGTGATCGCTATGTTTGCTTTTTATCTGATCCAGAAACAGTCATTAACTACCAACCTGATTTCACTCAAATCGCACAGTTGCCTTTACCTGGCGTTATTATCACAGCTAAAGGTCATGCTCCTTTTGACTTTATTTCTCGCTTCTTCGCCCCCGTAAAAGGCGTAAATGAAGATCCTGTTACTGGCACATCACATTGTGTATTAGCGCCAATTTGGGGTAATAAACTCAATAAAACACAGTTACAAGCAAGACAAGTTTCAAAACGCGGTGGAAATATTGACTGTGTGCTAAAAGATAATCGCGTTTTACTGACAGGAGATGCTGCACTCTTTTTAACTGGCGAAATAACCTTTTAA
- a CDS encoding acyl-CoA thioesterase: MSISDLSPELQDKIKNSVTRVSKVIFPTTTNHHSTLFGGTALAWMDEVSFITATRFSRKRLVTVSTEKINFNHPIPSGTIIELVGEVIRVGRTSLTVNVSIFLEDMYAEGREEVIHGQFNFVAVDSDGKPTPLFDK; the protein is encoded by the coding sequence ATGTCCATCTCTGACTTATCTCCTGAACTACAAGATAAAATTAAAAATTCAGTCACCCGTGTTTCTAAAGTCATATTTCCTACCACCACCAATCACCACTCAACACTCTTTGGCGGCACAGCATTAGCTTGGATGGACGAAGTTTCATTTATCACCGCCACCCGCTTTAGCCGTAAACGTCTAGTAACAGTTTCAACTGAGAAAATAAATTTTAATCACCCTATTCCATCAGGTACGATTATTGAATTGGTGGGTGAAGTTATTCGTGTTGGACGTACAAGTTTAACGGTAAATGTTTCTATTTTTCTTGAAGATATGTACGCAGAAGGCCGTGAAGAAGTGATCCACGGTCAGTTTAATTTTGTTGCGGTTGATAGTGACGGAAAACCAACGCCATTATTCGATAAATAG